A genomic window from Lasioglossum baleicum chromosome 7, iyLasBale1, whole genome shotgun sequence includes:
- the LOC143210540 gene encoding uncharacterized protein LOC143210540, protein MPSCYGGETIIALSLSLFKRRHIRWDVAGLASSVPNTHDETAKRAGLRSSVVMRPLAIHIGVILLAIGLSQAITSGRDLSKASGSRADSFITEAPHIEIEPEEQPQKDVKQEDSKEDDQLPILPPIILLDFGNDTDDENATSEEKSKRTVNNGLGYGLDSNNLQPRKYNYYFPAGKTGTTVSIEESISPFLPKTIIEKVQPAASQKGYYFGTRQNSFPSQSAVPQAQSQTASHLQFFNAQQTKGQSTFGLRTKPQTSAASFGYQKVLSTPKPLAGSYGVQNSGHRGNDVQTTTQSPLAFSSTETVRYVTPSPANLANPLSGTFHYARQGPFSVNAPSYAGQRQRTQSNINSHGFGTVSQSVESSTVAPVNYNSHYQSSGQQTKLSNGPRYTTENGVRYENKIFWKYPDGRVSDVPPATYVETYSQYPDSNTGQYQPPTKSHGSHSIYEASTTENSVYSQGPVQFPAVSEQNGQESNLFVPPESLTANSPQQQQVFRLGYQNLVAQNANQPRKPGLQSSADGHKLAYESLYQPVTSRYMINSPDAEYTDGYTTQSTLNATTPISNFFASSADSSSQFGSRYTPKTQSYLNSKHSPPNNDLNNYSNLQYSDLLNYNPSISEYIRNPSSILNVRPTFVQAGNSLIPVIILRVDGVSPIQSKSSQNINLKALLQQYLIQYANSIQDLARPSTYDLGTDPAGHSQVASKSPILDLIRLTQDDARNAPPPYDPMDYIGRTSYEASNLEFAKSLTDSQYGERTPIRQKTKNVQIVDDPRFTSYKAKS, encoded by the coding sequence ATCGGCGTGATTCTTCTTGCGATCGGTCTCAGCCAAGCGATAACTTCCGGAAGGGACTTGTCCAAAGCGAGCGGTTCACGGGCGGACAGCTTCATCACCGAGGCTCCCCACATCGAGATCGAACCTGAGGAACAACCGCAGAAAGATGTGAAACAGGAAGACTCTAAGGAGGACGATCAACTGCCTATCCTGCCTCCAATCATTCTACTAGACTTCGGCAACGACACGGACGACGAGAACGCCACATCCGAGGAGAAGTCGAAGCGGACGGTGAACAATGGTCTCGGCTACGGTTTGGACTCGAACAACCTACAGCCgaggaaatacaattattatttcccaGCTGGGAAAACAGGCACCACCGTGAgcatcgaggaatcgatcagcCCGTTCCTGCCGAAGACTATCATCGAGAAGGTGCAGCCTGCCGCCAGTCAGAAAGGCTACTATTTCGGAACACGACAGAACAGCTTCCCTTCTCAATCCGCTGTTCCGCAAgctcagagtcaaaccgcgtcGCATCTACAATTTTTCAACGCACAGCAGACGAAGGGACAGTCGACGTTCGGGCTGCGAACAAAGCCGCAGACTTCAGCGGCGAGCTTCGGCTACCAGAAAGTGCTGTCGACGCCGAAACCGTTGGCCGGCTCGTACGGTGTTCAGAATTCAGGACACAGGGGTAACGATGTGCAGACAACCACGCAATCGCCTTTGGCTTTCAGCTCCACAGAGACCGTTAGATATGTAACTCCGAGTCCGGCGAACTTGGCGAATCCGCTGAGCGGCACGTTCCACTATGCCAGACAGGGTCCTTTCTCGGTGAACGCGCCGAGCTACGCCGGTCAAAGGCAGCGTACGCAATCCAATATCAATTCCCACGGCTTTGGTACGGTGTCGCAGAGCGTCGAGAGCTCGACGGTCGCACCGGTCAACTATAATTCTCATTACCAAAGCTCCGGGCAGCAGACGAAGCTGTCCAACGGTCCCAGGTACACGACGGAGAACGGCGTTCGCTACGAGAACAAAATCTTCTGGAAATACCCCGATGGCCGTGTGTCAGACGTTCCCCCGGCAACTTACGTGGAAACTTACTCGCAATACCCGGACAGTAACACCGGGCAATACCAACCGCCAACCAAATCCCACGGTTCTCATTCGATTTATGAGGCCAGCACCACGGAGAACAGCGTATACTCCCAGGGGCCGGTGCAGTTTCCCGCAGTTTCCGAGCAGAACGGACAGGAGTCAAACCTATTCGTTCCCCCGGAATCGTTGACGGCCAACTCGCCGCAGCAGCAACAAGTGTTCCGTCTCGGTTATCAGAATTTAGTGGCTCAGAATGCGAACCAACCACGGAAACCCGGGCTGCAGTCAAGCGCCGATGGTCACAAGCTCGCCTATGAATCGCTGTACCAGCCGGTCACTTCCAGGTACATGATTAACAGCCCCGACGCGGAATACACCGACGGTTACACGACCCAGTCTACGCTGAACGCTACCACGCCGATCTCCAACTTCTTCGCCTCGTCTGCTGACTCGTCCTCTCAGTTCGGGTCCAGGTACACCCCGAAGACTCAGAGCTACTTGAACTCGAAGCACAGTCCACCCAACAACGATCTCAACAACTACTCTAATCTGCAATACTCCGATCTGTTGAACTACAATCCGTCCATCTCCGAGTACATCAGGAATCCCTCGTCGATTTTGAACGTCAGGCCAACCTTCGTACAAGCGGGCAACTCGCTGATCCCTGTGATCATTCTCCGAGTAGACGGCGTCTCGCCTATCCAGTCCAAGTCCTCGCAGAACATCAATCTGAAGGCTCTGCTGCAACAGTATCTCATACAATACGCTAATAGCATTCAGGATTTGGCCCGTCCTTCCACCTACGACCTTGGAACCGACCCTGCTGGGCATAGCCAAGTCGCAAGCAAAAGCCCGATCCTGGATTTGATTCGGCTGACACAGGACGATGCCCGAAATGCTCCACCCCCGTACGACCCCATGGATTATATCGGAAGAACCAGCTACGAGGCTAGCAATCTCGAGTTTGCGAAATCGCTGACTGACAGCCAGTATGGCGAACGCACGCCGATCCGGCAGAAGACGAAGAACGTGCAGATCGTCGATGATCCCAGATTCACCAGCTACAAAGCGAAGAGTTAA